A single genomic interval of Mangifera indica cultivar Alphonso chromosome 5, CATAS_Mindica_2.1, whole genome shotgun sequence harbors:
- the LOC123217292 gene encoding protein transport protein Sec61 subunit gamma-like, protein MDALDSVMDPLREFSKGSVRLVKRCHKPDRKEFTKVAFRTAIGFVVMGFVAFFVKLIFIPINNIIVGSG, encoded by the exons ATGGACGCTCTAGACTCCGTCATGGATCCTCTCAGGGAATTTTCCAAGGGCAGCGTCCGCCTCGTCAAGCGCTGCCACAAGCCTGATCGCAAAg AATTCACCAAGGTTGCGTTCCGTACAGCCATCGGGTTTGTGGTTATGGGATTTGTTGCATTTTTCGTTAAATTGATCTTCATTCCCATTAACAACATCATCGTTGGTTCTGGATAG
- the LOC123217293 gene encoding acetolactate synthase 3, chloroplastic-like — MYSTMAASSSATRAAFIKPSFFISSTTINNNKSSLPISRSILPVSYTCQNPSLHITSSLRKPTATSASTTTPTTTTTIPLTKLPPRFSPDEPRKGADILVEALEREGVIDVFAYPGGASMEIHQALTRSNIIRNVLPRHEQGGVFAAEGYARSSGKPGVCIATSGPGATNLVSGLADALLDSVPIVAITGQVPRRMIGTDAFQETPIVEVTRSITKHNYLVLDVDDIPRIVKEAFFLATSGRPGPVLIDIPKDIQQQLAVPNWNQPIRLPGYMSRLPKEPNEELLEQIVRLVLESKKPVLYVGGGCLNSSQELRRFVELTGIPVASTLMGLGSYPSTDKLSLHMLGMHGTVYANYAVDKSDLLLAFGVRFDDRVTGKLEAFASRAKIVHIDIDSAEIGKNKQPHVSVCGDVKLAMKGINKLLESKVGSVKFDFSAWREELDEQKAKYPLSFKTFEEAIPPQYAIQVLDELTEGNAIISTGVGQHQMWAAQFYKYKRPRQWLTSGGLGAMGFGLPAAMGAAVANPGAVVVDIDGDGSFIMNVQELATVKVENLPIKILLLNNQHLGMVVQWEDRFYKANRAHTYLGDPSRESEIFPNMLKFAEACGIPAARVTRKEDLRAAIQTMLDTPGPYLLDVIVPHQEHVLPMIPSGGAFKDVITEGDGRTKY; from the coding sequence ATGTATTCTACAATGGCGGCCTCTTCTTCCGCCACACGCGCCGCTTTCATCAAACcctcatttttcatttcatCCACCACcattaacaataacaaatctTCATTACCCATTTCAAGATCCATTCTTCCCGTTTCTTATACCTGTCAAAACCCCTCTCTCCACATCACAAGCTCTCTCCGCAAACCCACCGCCACTTCTGCTTCCACCACAACCCCAACAACGACAACGACAATCCCATTAACCAAACTTCCTCCCAGATTTTCCCCTGATGAACCCCGTAAGGGTGCTGACATCCTTGTTGAAGCTCTCGAACGTGAGGGTGTCATCGACGTCTTCGCTTACCCTGGTGGGGCTTCAATGGAGATCCACCAAGCTCTCACGCGCTCTAATATCATTCGCAACGTTCTCCCTCGCCACGAACAAGGTGGAGTCTTTGCTGCTGAGGGATACGCGCGTTCCTCGGGAAAACCTGGAGTTTGTATTGCCACGTCAGGACCCGGTGCCACCAATTTAGTAAGCGGACTCGCTGATGCGCTTCTCGATAGCGTTCCGATCGTGGCAATCACTGGTCAGGTGCCACGTAGGATGATCGGTACCGACGCTTTTCAAGAGACTCCAATTGTGGAGGTAACTCGGTCTATCACAAAACATAATTATCTTGTGCTTGATGTTGATGACATTCCTAGGATTGTTAAGGAGGCATTTTTCTTAGCAACCTCTGGTCGGCCCGGCCCGGTTTTGATTGACATACCGAAAGATATTCAACAACAGCTAGCGGTTCCTAATTGGAACCAACCAATTAGATTGCCAGGTTATATGTCTAGATTGCCTAAAGAACCCAATGAGGAACTGTTGGAGCAGATTGTGAGGTTGGTATTGGAGTCAAAAAAACCAGTGTTGTATGTTGGTGGTGGATGTTTGAATTCTAGTCAGGAGTTAAGGCGGTTTGTTGAACTCACGGGAATACCTGTAGCTAGTACTTTGATGGGTCTGGGCTCGTATCCTAGTACTGATAAGTTATCATTGCACATGCTTGGAATGCATGGGACTGTTTATGCTAATTATGCTGTGGATAAAAGTGATTTGTTACTTGCATTTGGGGTTAGGTTTGATGACCGGGTGACAGGGAAGCTTGAGGCTTTTGCTAGCCGAGCCAAGATTGTTCACATTGATATTGATTCAGCTGAGATTGGCAAGAATAAGCAGCCTCATGTGTCGGTCTGTGGAGATGTGAAGTTGGCTATGAAGGGAATAAACAAGTTGCTGGAGAGTAAAGTTGGTAGTGTTAAGTTTGATTTTTCGGCTTGGAGGGAGGAGCTTGATGAGCAGAAAGCAAAGTACCCATTGAGTTTCAAGACATTTGAGGAAGCGATTCCTCCACAGTATGCAATTCAGGTTCTTGATGAGTTAACTGAAGGAAATGCAATTATTAGTACTGGTGTTGGGCAGCATCAGATGTGGGCTGCTCAGTTTTACAAGTATAAGAGACCTCGCCAGTGGTTAACATCTGGAGGACTAGGAGCTATGGGTTTTGGATTGCCTGCTGCTATGGGAGCTGCTGTTGCAAACCCCGGTGCAGTGGTGGTAGACATTGATGGTGATGGGAGTTTTATCATGAATGTCCAGGAACTGGCCACCGTCAAGGTGGAGAATCTCCCCATTAAGATATTGCTTTTGAATAATCAGCACTTGGGCATGGTGGTGCAATGGGAGGATAGGTTTTACAAGGCAAACAGGGCTCATACATACCTGGGAGATCCATCAAGAGAGTCTGAAATATTCCCAAATATGTTGAAGTTTGCAGAGGCCTGTGGAATCCCTGCTGCACGTGTCACAAGGAAAGAAGATCTTAGAGCTGCAATTCAGACGATGTTGGACACTCCTGGGCCATACCTTCTGGATGTCATTGTTCCCCACCAGGAGCATGTCCTTCCTATGATTCCCAGTGGTGGAGCTTTTAAAGATGTGATCACAGAAGGTGATGGAAGAACAAAGTATTGA
- the LOC123217295 gene encoding uncharacterized protein LOC123217295 has product MGRNTEEQIVSHAGSKDLTDGEYEGSLFASVPKSPLENGRASSMVIKKAHTVIPAHIVAEAISTLHGLDLRWSGPITPTEMQYVEQYVLAKYPQYAGLIEGERIDLSSLCISEETPAIAPEDRGKSPRSGGFRDPSTPTSERNLPYLDRTQLEPSRLLDILTKKSSFPGSFISIPEIQARNKVLNHCGLPDSEYLVLFTPNYKDAMMLVGESYPFFRGNFYMSIIGEEMDYIREFASFKESKVILAPETWLDLRIKGSQLSQYFRRKCKHAPKGLFSYPADINGTRYTMHWVSEAHRNSWHVLLDATAFVVGKDRLNLALHRPDFLLCSIENTHARPSRITCLLIRTL; this is encoded by the exons ATGGGGAGGAACACAGAGGAACAGATTGTTTCACATGCTGGATCTAAG GACTTGACGGACGGTGAATATGAAGGATCCCTTTTTGCTTCTGTTCCCAAATCACCGTTAGAAAATGGCAGAGCGAGCAGTATGGTTATCAAG AAAGCACATACTGTTATTCCTGCACATATTGTAGCTGAAGCCATTTCAACGCTCCATGGACTTGACCTCAGATGGTCAGGTCCAATCACACCAACAGAAATGCAATATGTTGAACAATATGTCCTGGCAAAGTACCCTCAATATGCTGGCCTTATTGAAGGAGAAAGAATAGATCTCTCTAGTCTTTGCATCAGTGAAGAGACACCAGCAATTGCTCCTGAAGACAGGGGAAAGTCGCCTAGAAGTGGTGGTTTTAGAGATCCCTCGACACCCACCTCTGAGCGCAATCTCCCCTATTTGGACAGAACCCAGTTGGAGCCATCAAGACTGCTAGATATACTCACCAAGAAATCATCTTTTCCTGGAAGTTTCATCTCTATTCCTGAAATCCAAGCTCGAAACAAAGTTTTGAATCATTGTGGATTGCCTGATAGTGAGTATCTTGTTCTCTTCACTCCAAACTACAAGGATGCAATGATGTTAGTTGGGGAGAGCTACCCTTTCTTCAGAGGTAACTTTTACATGAGCATTATTGGTGAAGAAATGGATTACATAAGAGAATTTGCCAGTTTCAAAGAATCAAAAGTTATATTGGCACCAGAGACATGGTTGGACTTGAGGATCAAGGGATCACAGCTTAGCCAGTATTTTAGGAGAAAATGCAAGCACGCCCCGAAAGGATTATTCTCATATCCAGCTGATATCAATGGGACGCGTTATACCATGCATTGGGTTTCAGAAGCTCACAGGAACTCATGGCATGTTCTGCTAGACGCAACTGCATTTGTTGTAGGGAAGGATAGGCTAAATCTTGCGCTTCACAGGCCTGATTTTTTGTTATGTAGTATTGAAAATACACATGCACGGCCTTCAAGGATCACTTGTCTTCTCATCAGGACCCTTTGA